Proteins from one Setaria italica strain Yugu1 chromosome V, Setaria_italica_v2.0, whole genome shotgun sequence genomic window:
- the LOC105914431 gene encoding uncharacterized protein LOC105914431: MAFSPVHSDTSSSSGDEPAPPAPTFLLQTVNVGSYIPVLLDMDESNYGQWRCSFDSILGKFGLESHVHAPPPLDERDAELRMIDHCVVNWLHNTIATNVFNIIYKPQASAFMVRSDIEGVFRDNELQRAVYFEVEFRSLQQGDISMTQYTSRLKQLADSLRDVGQPVFESS, encoded by the coding sequence ATGGCGTTCTCCCCGGTGCACTCCGACACCTCCTCTAGCTCCGGCGACGAGCCTGCTCCCCCTGCCCCAACTTTTCTACTTCAAACCGTCAACGTCGGCTCCTACATCCCTGTTCTCCTCGATATGGATGAATCCAACTATGGCCAGTGGCGCTGTTCGTTCGATTCCATTCTTGGCAAGTTCGGTCTCGAATCCCATGTCCACGCGCCGCCTCCTCTAGATGAGCGTGATGCTGAGTTGCGCATGATCGACCACTGTGTGGTCAATTGGCTCCACAACACCATCGCCACCAACGTCTTCAACATCATCTACAAGCCCCAAGCCTCAGCGTTCATGGTCCGGAGCGACATTGAAGGCGTGTTCCGCGACAATGAGCTTCAACGTGCTGTCTACTTCGAGGTCGAGTTCCGCTCCCTTCAACAAGGTGACATATCTATGACGCAGTACACATCTCGGCTGAAGCAGCTCGCCGACAGCCTGCGCGACGTCGGTCAGCCGGTGTTCGAGTCCAGCTAG
- the LOC101769236 gene encoding probable WRKY transcription factor 4, which produces MQGQSRLAVSGGGDISSGSEGEHEAVIRELTRGRQLTARLRDEALRALRGQGQAEATAAFILQEVSRAFTVCINIMGSPARAPPPPPETPARLSPTATELLVPRRNREDSIPREQTVTSSPHYDGYQWRKYGQKRITKTQFPRCYYRCSFHRERNCRATKQVQQCSGGDPPQYLVMYFNDHTCDTAASWEPEAAASAANPAAAMMDLSGAAGGLVARLQGARGVQEEHERQVLVSSLACVLGAQQFAHHSPPDAAGGITSGASAAAVNVPPQRARTRDAPAPATAPAAASAPVVDDAAAEMPRLDVDVVGLDVMDYGVTGELCFGESYGLPDGGGLPF; this is translated from the exons ATGCAGGGGCAGTCCCGGCTcgcggtgagcggcggcggcgacatctcgtcggggtcggagggCGAGCACGAGGCGGTGATCCGCGAGCTGACGCGGGGGCGGCAGTTGACGGCGCGGCTGCGGGACGAGGCCCTGCGCGCGCTGCGGGGGCAGGGCCAGGCCGAGGCCACCGCCGCATTCATCCTGCAGGAGGTGTCCCGTGCCTTCACCGTCTGCATAAACATCATgggctcgcccgcccgcgcccctccgccgccgccggaaacGCCCGCCCGGCTGAGCCCGACCGCCACCGAGCTCCTGGTCCCGCGCCGGAACCGGGAGGACAGCATCCCCAGAGA GCAAACGGTGACATCCTCGCCGCACTACGACGGGTACCAGTGGCGGAAGTACGGCCAGAAGAGGATCACCAAGACACAGTTCCCAAG GTGCTACTACAGGTGCAGCTTCCACCGCGAGCGCAACTGCCGGGCCACCAAGCAGGTGCAGCAGTGCAGCGGCGGCGACCCGCCCCAGTACCTCGTCATGTACTTCAACGACCACACCTGCGACACGGCCGCCAGCTGGGAGCCCgaggcggcggcatcggcggcgaACCCTGCGGCGGCGATGATGGACCTGtccggggcggccggcgggctgGTGGCGCGCCTGCAGGGTGCCCGCGGCGTCCAGGAGGAGCACGAGCGGCAGGTGCTCGTCTCGTCGCTCGCGTGCGTGCTGGGGGCCCAGCAGTTTGCCCACCACTCTCCTCCTGATGCGGCGGGGGGCATCACCAGCggggccagcgccgccgccgtcaacgTGCCGCCGCAGCGGGCCCGCACGCGCGACGCGCCTGCACCTGCAACGGCCCCCGCTGCAGCTTCGGCGCCGGTCGTTGACGACGCGGCTGCGGAGATGCCGCGGCTTGACGTGGACGTGGTGGGGCTGGATGTCATGGACTACGGCGTGACGGGCGAGCTGTGCTTCGGCGAATCCTACGGCCtacctgacggcggcggcctgccGTTTTGA
- the LOC101768830 gene encoding WRKY transcription factor WRKY62 produces MAFDPVAKQLSEVLAGGYHRNTQLQALLSRPLDSRGQEVAMEFSQELSRVFAVSMAMLNSNAAAPEVRTGNSFGVSTPVKDQRARSDIGEVVAPSKKEITPSPHKDGYQWRKYGQKKIQNCNFSRYYYRCNRHRRCLAKKKVQQQDGSLLPPMFEVTYVNEHTCHVLRDTDDAAATMAPPGTTSRHRAGAARSSNGGDLFDLFPHVIGGGGGGGGSAEEENDAIVSCLATVVSGAAPSSWWTPAAEATAGDPAAAFVAPAGRPASVDGSVADDGGMMTTMVIDDTGFSSFCPVEEACQHQLVANHHRDVHMDVARLADTVWPQHAGGAWRRA; encoded by the exons ATGGCATTTGATCCAGTCGCTAAGCAGCTGTCCGAGGTGCTCGCCGGCGGCTACCATCGCAACACCCAGCTCCAAGCATTGCTCAGCCGTCCCTTGGATAGCCGCGGCCAGGAGGTGGCCATGGAGTTCAGCCAAGAGCTGTCGCGAGTGTTCGCGGTATCCATGGCCATGCTGAACAGTAACGCAGCGGCGCCGGAGGTAAGGACGGGCAATAGCTTCGGCGTCAGCACTCCGGTGAAGGATCAGCGCGCCAG GAGTGACATTGGAGAAGTTGTTGCTCCCTCCAAGAAGGAGATTACACCCTCGCCGCACAAGGATGGTTACCAGTGGCGAAAATATGGGCAAAAGAAAATTCAGAACTGCAATTTCTCGAG GTACTACTACAGGTGCAACCGTCACCGGCGTTGCTTAGCGAAGAAGAAGGTGCAGCAGCAGGATGGCAGCCTGCTGCCTCCCATGTTCGAGGTCACCTACGTGAACGAGCACACCTGCCACGTGCTACGTGACACCGACGACGCTGCTGCTACGATGGCGCCGCCCGGGACCACGAGCCGTCACCGCGCCGGAGCCGCGAGAAGTAGCAACGGCGGCGACCTGTTCGATCTGTTCCCCCACGTcatcggcggtggaggcggcgggggtggcaGCGCCGAAGAAGAGAACGACGCCATCGTCTCGTGCCTCGCGACCGTCGTCAGCGGAGCCGCGCCGTCCTCGTGGTGGACGCCGGCGGCCGAAGCCACCGCAGGCGATCCTGCGGCAGCGTTCGTGGCCCCGGCCGGACGCCCGGCGAGCGTGGACGGCAGCGTCGCGGACGACGGGgggatgatgacgacgatggtGATCGACGACACGGGCTTTTCGTCGTTTTGCCCCGTCGAGGAAGCCTGCCAGCATCAGCTGGTGGCGAACCACCACCGCGACGTGCACATGGATGTCGCTCGGCTCGCGGACACAGTGTGGCCGCAGCACGCGGGCGGTGCGTGGCGTCGAGCTTGA
- the LOC101768817 gene encoding probable WRKY transcription factor 65, which translates to MASPRMKTEQSFEFGELSAQDAVGSASESSYSPPGAVFGVSPPESSPRGGRNNRRRDRPSWVKVTYTPYFDGHLWRKYGQKKIKDAEYPRLYFRCSYRGDRQCLASKLLQQKNGDDPPLYEVTYTYEHTCGAPPVPFPDIVAEPPPASREGLVLRFDSPGGHGDAQMQQQQQGQYQPTSRSPFMMLSFGSSSQAHDQQPAFHSDMEAGSSSLPNEGMPAAAANGDGGMFSTWDSFTYDFDSHMHFGDHTHLPYNSNYDYDDY; encoded by the exons ATGGCATCGCCGCGCATGAAGACGGAGCAGTCCTTTGAGTTCGGGGAGCTCAGCGCTCAAGATGCTGTGGGATCTGCCTCAGAGTCGTCTTACAGCCCTCCTGGAGCTGTTTTTGGGGTCTCCCCACCGGAGTCCTcaccgcgcggcggccggaATAATAGAAG GAGGGACAGACCTTCATGGGTCAAAGTTACGTACACACCTTATTTTGATGGTCACTTGTGGCGCAAATATGGCCAAAAGAAAATCAAGGATGCCGAGTACCCTAG GCTATACTTCAGATGTTCTTACCGTGGAGACCGGCAGTGCCTGGCGTCTAAGCTGCTGCAACAAAAGAACGGCGATGACCCACCGCTGTACGAGGTGACCTACACGTACGAGCACAcctgcggcgcgccgccggtccCGTTCCCGGACATCGtggcggagccgccgccggcctcaaGGGAAGGGTTGGTGCTCAGGTTCGACTCTCCCGGCGGCCATGGTGATGCGCAGATGCAGCAACAACAGCAGGGGCAGTACCAGCCTACGTCCCGGAGCCCGTTCATGATGCTGAGCTTTGGTTCGAGTAGCCAGGCGCACGATCAGCAGCCTGCCTTCCATTCCGACATGGAGGCTGGATCGTCGTCGCTTCCGAACGAggggatgccggcggcggcggcaaacgGCGACGGTGGCATGTTCTCGACATGGGACTCCTTCACGTATGATTTCGACAGCCACATGCACTTCGGCGATCACACGCATTTACCTTATAACAGTAATTACGATTATGATGATTACTGA